GCCATGCCGGTCATGGGCGACCCCCGCTTCGAGCGTTCGGTGATCTATCTCTGCGCCCATTCGGCCGAGGGCGCGATGGGCATCATCGTTAATCATCCCGCCGGCAGCATCGATTTTCCGGAGTTGCTGGAGCAACTCGGTATCATCAAGAAGGGTGCGCAGATCAAGCTGCCGGAGAACGCCGAGAGCATGAAGGTACTGCGCGGCGGCCCGGTCGACACGGGACGCGGCTTCGTGCTGCATTCCAGCGACTTCTACATCGAGAACGCGACGCTGCGGATCGATGACGGCGTCTGTCTCACCGCGACCGTCGACATCCTGCGCGCGATCGCCAACGGCTCCGGCCCGAAGCATGCCATCCTCGCGCTCGGCTATGCCGGCTGGGCGCCGGGTCAGCTCGAGACCGAGATCCAGAGCAATGGCTGGCTGCATTGCGACGCCGATGTGGATCTGATCTTCGGCGATGACGTCGAGGACAAGTACGCGCGTGCCTTGCGCAAGATCGGCATCGATCCCGGCATGCTCTCGAACGAGGCGGGGCACGCGTAGCTGCACTCTTACTGTCATGCCCCGCGAAGGCGGGGCATCCAGTACGCCGCGGCTTATCGATTTTAGCACGACCGTCTCGGAGTACTGGATCGCCGGTCGAGCCGGGCGATGACGGCGTTCATCAAAAAACCTACTCCGCCGCCTGCTGCTGCACCGTGGGCTCGGTGCCCGCCACAGTCGCGCGGCGCATGTCGCGCGGTTGCGACTGATCGTAGCGGCGAACGCGGTGCATGGTCTGGCGGTTGTCCCACATCACGAGATCATGCAGCGTCCATTTGTGCACGTAGACGAATTCGGCCTGTGTTGCGTGCTCGTTGAGATCGCGCAGCAGCAGCCGGCCCTCGGGCACGCTCATGCCGACGATCTTCCCGGCATGTGAGGACAGGTACAGCGACTTGCGGCGATGCACAGGGTGCGTGCGCACCAGGCGCTGCAACACCGGCTTGAACATCAGCTTTTCCTCGTCGCTATATTCCGTGAAGCCGAGCGAGCCGCGCGAATACATCAGCGAATGCTCGCAGATCAGATCCTCGATCTCCGTCTTGGTCTCGTCGTCGAGCGCGTCATAGGCCGCGCGCATGTCGGCGAATTCGGTGTTGCCGCCCTTAGGGTTCACGACGCGCGCCGACAGCAGCGAAAATTTTGCGGGGATGGGGCGGAACGAGCTGTCGGAATGCCAGAGGCAATTGCCGAGATTGAACAGATGCGTGCGGCTGTCCTTGGCCAGCGGCTTACCGTCCTTGCCGAGATTGCTGACATCGTTCAGACCCGAACTGAGGCGGTAGTCCTTCTCCTTGGTAACTGTGCCGCCGCGCGCATCCTCGCGTTGGCCGAAATTCAGCGCGAAGGCCATCTGCTGCTCGTCGGTGATGTCCTGGTCGTGAAAAACCAGCACCGCGTATTGATCCATCGCAGCCTCGATCCGGCGCGCCTCATCCTTCGTGAGCGGCCGGCGCAGATCGAGGCCCGAAACCTCGCCGACAAAATGCTTCTGAAGCTGCCGGATGGCGATCGTCATTGCGATTCTCCTGGCGTTCCCCCGGGGCCTTACCAGCGGTTTGCCCGCCCTGTTGGCGAAAAGGCTACCCGCGCGCCGGCCGATGTCAACGCTTCGCGCGCATGGCTCTCACGCGTTCCGCGCCATCAGGCCGCCGTCGACCGGGATCACCGCGCCGGTCAGGAACGATGCCGCCGGCAGGCACAGGCTCAGCGTCATGTGCGCGACCTCCTCGGGGTCGCCATAGCGGCCAAGCGCAGTGCGGCGCTTGGCGTAGATCGTCTTGTGGTCTTCCGGGATCCGGTCGGTGATCGCGGTGCGGATCGGTCCCGGACAGATGCAGTTCACGGTGATGCCCTCGCGGCCAAGCTCGACGGCGAGCGAGCGCGTCAGGCTCGCAACGCCGCCCTTGGCAGCTGAATAGGGGCTGTGCAGCGCGGTGGCGCCGAGCGCCTCGGTAGACGCGATGTTGACGATGCGCGGGCTCTTCGATCTGCGCAGGTGC
This genomic interval from Bradyrhizobium sp. CB82 contains the following:
- a CDS encoding TauD/TfdA family dioxygenase, coding for MTIAIRQLQKHFVGEVSGLDLRRPLTKDEARRIEAAMDQYAVLVFHDQDITDEQQMAFALNFGQREDARGGTVTKEKDYRLSSGLNDVSNLGKDGKPLAKDSRTHLFNLGNCLWHSDSSFRPIPAKFSLLSARVVNPKGGNTEFADMRAAYDALDDETKTEIEDLICEHSLMYSRGSLGFTEYSDEEKLMFKPVLQRLVRTHPVHRRKSLYLSSHAGKIVGMSVPEGRLLLRDLNEHATQAEFVYVHKWTLHDLVMWDNRQTMHRVRRYDQSQPRDMRRATVAGTEPTVQQQAAE
- a CDS encoding YqgE/AlgH family protein, giving the protein MGSAGKRTGDSTPAAGPAVPNSTGYLDGRLLIAMPVMGDPRFERSVIYLCAHSAEGAMGIIVNHPAGSIDFPELLEQLGIIKKGAQIKLPENAESMKVLRGGPVDTGRGFVLHSSDFYIENATLRIDDGVCLTATVDILRAIANGSGPKHAILALGYAGWAPGQLETEIQSNGWLHCDADVDLIFGDDVEDKYARALRKIGIDPGMLSNEAGHA